The following are encoded together in the Xanthobacter autotrophicus Py2 genome:
- a CDS encoding Glyoxalase/bleomycin resistance protein/dioxygenase (PFAM: Glyoxalase/bleomycin resistance protein/dioxygenase~KEGG: ret:RHE_CH01266 probable lactoylglutathione lyase protein), giving the protein MTSATKPPTPVRPVIEHLSVTTVDLPRAIRFYDAVLAPLGLVRVADYDEPEGASACWGPPGTLPAPEGRPGEAPFWVQLRAGPVHPPAGTHIAFCAPDRAAVEAFHAAGLATGGGDHGAPGLRPQYGAGYFAAFLTDPDGWRIEAVTYL; this is encoded by the coding sequence ATGACCTCTGCCACCAAGCCACCGACACCCGTACGCCCCGTCATCGAGCACCTGTCGGTGACCACCGTGGACCTCCCCCGCGCCATCCGCTTCTATGACGCGGTGCTGGCGCCGCTGGGCCTTGTGCGCGTGGCCGATTATGACGAGCCGGAAGGGGCGTCCGCCTGCTGGGGACCGCCGGGAACACTTCCGGCGCCGGAGGGCCGACCGGGCGAGGCACCGTTCTGGGTGCAACTGCGCGCGGGTCCCGTCCATCCCCCGGCCGGCACCCATATCGCATTCTGCGCGCCGGACCGGGCGGCCGTGGAGGCCTTCCATGCCGCCGGGCTTGCGACCGGCGGCGGCGACCACGGTGCGCCGGGGCTGCGGCCGCAGTACGGAGCCGGCTATTTCGCCGCCTTCCTGACCGATCCCGACGGCTGGCGGATCGAGGCCGTCACCTATCTCTGA
- a CDS encoding integrase family protein (PFAM: integrase family protein; integrase domain protein SAM domain protein~KEGG: rpb:RPB_0271 phage integrase): protein MAMSDEQKAARAAHGLLSAVTPEVGAAIEGWLAGLAHERRLSPKTLEAYARDLAVVLLRLTDHLGACPGLGDLAGLTTADVRAVLAARRADGVAPRTLVRLLAAARSFGRHLEREGLGKVGALTAVRAPKVPRSLPKPVSIAAARALSDPTTRAGEDREDWVLARDAAVIALLYGAGLRISEALSLTPRDVPADAESITVTGKGRKTRMVPLIAPVRRSIAEYRAICPHALGPEGPLFRGTRGGPLSPRIVQLAVERMRGALGLPQSATPHALRHAFATHLLSRGGEIRAIQELLGHASLSTTQIYTEVDATALMAAWRSAHPRSGALESPCTVARESTEPT, encoded by the coding sequence ATGGCCATGAGCGATGAGCAGAAAGCCGCCCGCGCCGCCCACGGCCTGCTCAGCGCCGTGACGCCCGAGGTGGGCGCGGCCATCGAGGGCTGGCTTGCCGGCCTCGCCCACGAGCGGCGCCTGTCACCCAAGACGCTGGAAGCTTATGCCCGCGACCTGGCCGTGGTGCTGCTGCGCCTCACCGACCATCTCGGTGCCTGCCCCGGCCTCGGCGATCTGGCCGGCCTCACCACCGCCGACGTGCGCGCGGTGCTCGCCGCCCGCCGGGCCGACGGGGTTGCCCCGCGCACGCTGGTGCGCCTGCTCGCCGCCGCGCGCTCCTTTGGCCGGCATCTGGAGCGGGAGGGGCTGGGCAAGGTCGGCGCGCTCACCGCCGTGCGCGCCCCCAAGGTGCCGCGCAGCCTGCCGAAGCCGGTTTCCATCGCCGCCGCCCGCGCCCTGTCCGATCCCACCACCCGGGCCGGGGAGGATCGCGAGGATTGGGTGCTGGCGCGTGATGCGGCGGTCATCGCCCTGCTCTACGGGGCGGGGCTGCGCATCTCGGAAGCCCTCAGCCTCACGCCCCGCGACGTGCCGGCGGATGCCGAATCCATCACCGTCACCGGCAAGGGGCGCAAGACGCGCATGGTGCCGCTGATCGCGCCGGTGCGCCGGTCCATCGCCGAATACCGGGCCATCTGCCCCCATGCCCTCGGGCCGGAGGGGCCCCTGTTTCGCGGCACGCGGGGCGGTCCGCTCTCACCGCGCATCGTGCAACTGGCGGTGGAGCGCATGCGCGGCGCCCTCGGCCTGCCGCAGAGCGCCACGCCCCACGCCCTGCGCCACGCCTTCGCGACCCACCTGTTGTCGCGCGGCGGCGAGATCCGCGCCATCCAGGAACTATTGGGCCACGCCTCGCTCTCCACCACGCAGATCTATACCGAGGTCGATGCCACCGCCCTGATGGCCGCCTGGCGCTCGGCCCATCCGCGCTCCGGCGCGCTCGAATCGCCCTGCACGGTCGCCCGCGAATCAACCGAGCCCACGTGA
- a CDS encoding transcriptional regulator, PadR-like family (PFAM: transcriptional regulator PadR family protein~KEGG: rpc:RPC_3227 transcriptional regulator, PadR-like family), translated as MRHAGGPDRGDEFGGHRGGHRGGGRGGRGGGDMFRIGRMLAQGDLKLLALSLIAEQPRHGYEIIKVIEEKTAGWYSPSPGVVYPTLTFLEEAGYVTSEPDGAKKRYAITGEGTAYLAENRAFADAIIGRLSEIGLKMGRVRKWMGWSENGPSQGAELPRLVEAALENLRDVAQQKLDANRGAETRIVEILARAANDIREA; from the coding sequence ATGCGCCATGCTGGCGGCCCCGATCGTGGCGACGAATTTGGTGGCCATCGGGGCGGCCATCGCGGTGGCGGGCGCGGCGGACGGGGCGGCGGCGACATGTTCCGCATCGGCCGGATGCTGGCGCAGGGCGACCTGAAGCTGCTGGCCCTGTCGCTCATCGCCGAGCAGCCGCGGCACGGCTACGAGATCATCAAGGTGATCGAGGAGAAGACCGCCGGCTGGTATTCGCCGAGCCCAGGCGTGGTCTATCCCACCCTCACCTTCCTCGAAGAGGCGGGCTATGTGACCTCCGAGCCCGATGGCGCGAAGAAGCGCTATGCCATTACTGGGGAAGGCACCGCCTATCTCGCCGAGAACCGCGCCTTCGCTGACGCCATCATCGGGCGCCTGTCGGAGATCGGCCTCAAGATGGGACGGGTCCGCAAGTGGATGGGGTGGAGCGAGAACGGCCCGAGCCAGGGTGCGGAACTGCCTCGCCTGGTGGAAGCCGCCCTCGAGAACCTGCGGGACGTGGCCCAGCAGAAGCTGGACGCCAATCGCGGTGCCGAGACGCGGATTGTCGAGATCCTCGCCCGCGCGGCCAACGACATCCGCGAGGCGTGA
- a CDS encoding helix-turn-helix domain protein (SMART: helix-turn-helix domain protein~KEGG: bja:blr6338 hypothetical protein) produces MITAAQLRAARALLGLDQRALAALSGLSLPTIQRMEASDGVIRGNVDSLMKLVGGLEAAGIELIAEGAVSDAGGRGVRLRVQMPAQSILAARRPAEEE; encoded by the coding sequence ATGATCACAGCCGCCCAGCTCCGCGCTGCCCGTGCCCTCCTCGGCCTCGACCAGCGCGCGCTCGCGGCCTTGAGCGGCCTTTCCCTGCCCACCATCCAGCGCATGGAAGCCAGCGACGGCGTCATCCGTGGCAATGTCGATTCGCTCATGAAGCTCGTGGGCGGGCTGGAGGCGGCGGGCATCGAACTCATCGCCGAAGGGGCCGTCAGCGACGCTGGCGGGCGGGGCGTGCGCCTGCGGGTGCAAATGCCTGCCCAATCGATCCTTGCCGCCCGGCGGCCGGCGGAGGAGGAGTAG
- a CDS encoding NADH dehydrogenase (quinone) (PFAM: NADH/Ubiquinone/plastoquinone (complex I)~KEGG: rle:pRL110297 putative hydrogenase-4 component B) — MPDAAFAAQLPVSGQLLVALGAVAVLLALAGLGVATARRPAGRPLVYGGALAVTLLAGLSALTAIAAPAAGIVLPLGIPWIGAHLRLDALSAVFLAVINLGGAAASLYGLGYGRHDHAPERVLPFFPAFLAGMNMVLLADDAYSFLLSWEFMSLASWALVVAHDKEAGNVRAGLVYILMASFGTLALMLAFGLLAAGSGGGYAFDAMREAPPVGAFAALVLALALLGAGSKAGLMPLHVWLPLAHPAAPSHVSALMSGVMTKVAVYGFIRIVFDLSGPPDWWWGIPVLGAGGVAAVIGVLQALLQGDTKRVLAYSTIENIGLIFIGLGLALAFSANGFPTAAALALTAALFHVLNHAAMKSLLFFGAGAVLTATGTRQMEELGGLIHRMPTTSVVMLIGCAAISALPPLNGFASEWLVFQAVLLSPELPVWGLKLMVPAVGALMALAAALAAACFVRLYGIAFLGRPRSPKASEAHEVDAFSRAAMIALAAVCVGAGLLPGFVIDVLQPAVGGLVGQTMPAQGSVAWLSIIPVAESRSSYNGLLVFAFTALSALLAAFVIHRFASGAVRRAPPWDCGFPNASPLSQYSAASFAQPIRRVFARGLFAAREKVEMPPPGALTPARFSSSARDPAWAFLFLPLTAAVDYVAERANRLQYLTIRQYLGLVFSALVLLLLVLALWT; from the coding sequence ATGCCCGATGCCGCCTTCGCCGCACAGCTTCCCGTCAGCGGACAACTCCTCGTGGCCCTCGGCGCGGTGGCGGTGCTTCTGGCTCTCGCCGGGCTCGGTGTGGCGACGGCGCGGCGCCCCGCGGGCCGGCCGCTCGTCTATGGCGGCGCGCTGGCGGTGACACTTTTGGCCGGTCTCTCCGCCCTTACCGCCATCGCGGCGCCGGCGGCTGGGATCGTGCTGCCCCTTGGCATTCCCTGGATCGGCGCCCACCTGCGGCTCGATGCGTTGTCTGCGGTCTTCCTCGCGGTGATCAATCTCGGCGGCGCGGCGGCGAGCCTCTATGGCCTCGGCTACGGCCGGCACGATCATGCGCCGGAACGGGTGCTGCCCTTCTTCCCGGCCTTCCTCGCCGGCATGAACATGGTGCTGCTGGCGGACGACGCCTACAGTTTCCTCCTGTCGTGGGAATTCATGTCGCTGGCGTCCTGGGCGCTGGTGGTGGCCCACGACAAGGAGGCGGGCAATGTGCGCGCCGGCCTCGTCTACATCCTCATGGCCTCGTTCGGCACGCTGGCGCTGATGCTGGCCTTTGGCCTGCTCGCCGCCGGCTCCGGGGGCGGCTATGCCTTCGATGCCATGCGCGAGGCGCCGCCCGTGGGCGCCTTCGCCGCGCTGGTGCTGGCGCTTGCGCTGCTGGGGGCGGGGTCCAAGGCGGGTCTGATGCCGCTGCACGTCTGGCTGCCGCTGGCCCATCCCGCCGCGCCCAGCCACGTCTCCGCCCTCATGAGCGGGGTGATGACCAAGGTGGCGGTCTACGGCTTCATCCGCATCGTGTTTGATCTCTCCGGCCCGCCGGACTGGTGGTGGGGCATCCCGGTGCTGGGTGCCGGCGGCGTCGCGGCGGTCATCGGCGTGCTGCAGGCGCTGTTGCAGGGCGACACCAAGCGCGTGCTCGCCTATTCCACCATCGAGAATATCGGCCTCATTTTCATCGGCCTCGGGCTGGCGCTGGCCTTCTCGGCCAACGGATTTCCCACCGCCGCCGCGCTGGCGCTCACGGCGGCGCTGTTCCATGTGCTCAACCATGCGGCCATGAAGAGCCTGCTGTTCTTCGGTGCCGGCGCTGTGCTGACCGCCACCGGCACCCGGCAGATGGAGGAACTGGGCGGCCTCATCCACCGCATGCCCACCACCAGCGTGGTGATGCTGATCGGCTGCGCCGCCATCTCGGCCCTGCCGCCGCTCAATGGTTTTGCCTCCGAATGGCTGGTGTTTCAGGCGGTGCTGCTGAGCCCGGAGCTTCCGGTCTGGGGGCTGAAGCTGATGGTGCCGGCCGTGGGCGCGCTGATGGCGCTCGCCGCCGCGCTCGCCGCCGCCTGCTTCGTGCGGCTCTACGGCATCGCCTTCCTCGGCCGGCCGCGCAGCCCGAAGGCGAGCGAGGCCCACGAGGTGGACGCCTTCTCCCGTGCCGCCATGATCGCGCTTGCCGCCGTGTGCGTGGGCGCCGGCCTGCTGCCCGGCTTTGTCATCGATGTGCTGCAGCCGGCGGTGGGCGGCCTCGTGGGCCAGACCATGCCGGCGCAGGGCTCAGTGGCGTGGCTCTCCATCATCCCGGTGGCGGAGAGCCGCAGCTCCTACAACGGGCTGCTGGTCTTTGCCTTCACGGCACTGTCGGCGCTGCTGGCGGCCTTCGTCATCCACCGCTTCGCCTCGGGCGCGGTACGGCGGGCGCCGCCGTGGGATTGCGGCTTCCCCAATGCCAGCCCGCTGAGCCAGTATTCCGCCGCCTCCTTCGCCCAGCCCATCCGCCGGGTGTTCGCGCGCGGCCTGTTCGCGGCCCGCGAGAAGGTGGAGATGCCGCCCCCCGGCGCGCTCACTCCCGCCCGGTTCTCCTCCAGCGCGCGCGATCCCGCCTGGGCCTTCCTGTTCCTGCCCCTGACGGCGGCGGTGGACTATGTGGCCGAGCGGGCGAACCGGCTGCAATACCTCACCATCCGCCAGTATCTGGGCCTGGTTTTTTCGGCCCTGGTGCTGCTGCTTCTGGTGCTCGCCCTATGGACCTGA